The Halichoerus grypus chromosome 9, mHalGry1.hap1.1, whole genome shotgun sequence genome has a window encoding:
- the DEFB114 gene encoding beta-defensin 114 → MKIFYHLLHFLCYVTFILPATCTLVDPDRCTKQFGYCRRRCFKYEKQIDICLSPSKICCIERLFEED, encoded by the exons ATGAAGATATTTTATCATCTCCTCCATTTTCTGTGTTATGTGACCTTCATCCTACCAG CCACATGTACCTTGGTGGATCCTGATCGGTGCACAAAACAGTTCGGTTACTGTAGAAGACGCTGctttaaatatgaaaagcaaattGATATATGTCTCTCACCAAGTAAAATTTGCTGCATTGAGAGGTTATTTGAAGAAgattaa